Within Sulfurospirillum arsenophilum NBRC 109478, the genomic segment ATTTTCCAAATATTACTGCATGCCCGGTCAAAGACTTGGTTGGGTCATTGTCCCCAAAGAGCAAGTACGCCATGCTGAAATCGTCGCACAAAACCTTTTCATCTCCGCCCCCACACTCAGCCAATACGGAGCCCTTGAAGCGTTTGATGAAACGTATCTCGCAGAAATAAAAGCCGAATTCAAAGCCCGTCGTGACTTCTTATACACTGAACTCTCACACCTTTTTGAGATCGACGCAAAACCTGAGGGTGCTTTTTACATCTGGGCGAACATCTCGAAGTACTCGGATGATAGCTTTGCTTTTGCCAAAGAGCTTTTAGAAAACATCCACGTTGCAACCACTCCGGGTATCGACTTTGGAAGCAATGGTACACGTCACTACCTTCGCTTTGCTTACACGAGAAGCATTGATCATATGCGTGAGGGCATAACACGACTCAGGGATTATTTGCAAAAAAGAGAAATACTCCGATGAATGTATTAGAAATACCCTTTGTCCAAAAAGTAGGTTTAATACGTAATAATAATGGCTATTTAACATTACCTATGAATAAAAGCAATGAAAACCATATCCAAACCATTCATGCAAGTGCACAATTTACACTTGCGGAAACCCTTAGTGGTGAGGCATTGCAGAAAATGTTTCCACATCTGTCTGGTCATGTAGTACCTATTTTAA encodes:
- a CDS encoding YiiD C-terminal domain-containing protein encodes the protein MNVLEIPFVQKVGLIRNNNGYLTLPMNKSNENHIQTIHASAQFTLAETLSGEALQKMFPHLSGHVVPILRESEIKFKKPAIGEIYGLAHIDDAMKEKFEEQLAKKGRASISVDVEIKDNNEIVTCSGRFDWFIQKIN